TAGCGCCCGCTTCACGGAGCTGATGGCGCAGGCGGCGGCGGACGTGTGTGAGGGCGAGGTGCTCCAGTTCCAGGTCGCCACCCTGCAGGACTACTCGTGGGAGAACTACCGCCGCATCATCGAGGGCAAGACGGCCGCCCTGCTCGCCGCCGCCAGCGAGGGGGTGGGCCTGCTGGCGGGGGCGCCGACCGAAGAGCTCGCGGCTCTGAGGCGCTACGGCCTTGCGTACGGCCGCGCCTTCCAGCTCCGCGACGACTACCTCGACCTGCTCGGCGACGCGGCGACCCTCGGCAAGCCGGTGGGCGGCGACCTGCGCGAGGGCAAGGCCACCCACACGGTGCTCACCCTCCTCCTCGAGCAGGGAGGGCACGAGGTCCGCGACATCGTCGCGCGCCGCGCCGCCAGGCAGGGCGACGTCGAGCGGGTGGCCGAGCTGGCCACGGCGAGCGGCGCCGCGGACGCCACCAGGCGCGAGATCGCGGCGCAGGCGGGGGAGGCGGTCAAGGCGCTGGAGGCGTTCGCGCCGTCACCCGCCCGCGAAGCGCTCGTCGATCTTGCCCTGCGCGAGGTCGCCCGCCTGCGGTGAGTCGCGGGCCGGACGCGGCCAGGCGGGCGGCGGCGCCGGACGACGCGCTACACTACCCGGCGATGCCAGACATTGACTCCGACCAGGTGCTGAGCTTCTTCGTGGAGCATCCAGAACGCCCCTGGCACGTACAAGACATCCAGCGTCGCTTCAAGGTCGAGGACCGCGCGGCGCTGCGCCACCTCCTCGCGGAACTCGCCGACGCCGGCCGCCTCATCCGGACGCGGCGCCGCACCTACGGTCTGCCGCAAGAGATGAACATGGTGCTGGGGCGCCTCCAGGTCACCTCGGGCGGGTACGGTTTCGTCATACCCGACGCGGGCGGCAAGGACCTCTACGTGCCCGCCGACCGCCTCGCGGGTGCCTGGGACGGCGACCGCGTCATGGCCCGCCCCAACCCCATGAAGAGCGAGGACGACCGGCCGTCTGGCGAGGTCGTGCGGATCATCGAACGCGGTTACAAGCACGTGGTCGGCACGCTCGAGTACGCCCGCGGCTACGCGATCTTGCGGCCCGACTCCGTCAGGCTGCAGAACAGGCTCCTGCTCACGCCCGAGTCGGTCGGCAAGCTGGAGGGCGGCTCGCGGATCGTGGCGCGCATGGTGTGGCCGGAGGAGTCGGGCGAGCGCGAGCCGTTCGGCGA
This is a stretch of genomic DNA from Trueperaceae bacterium. It encodes these proteins:
- a CDS encoding polyprenyl synthetase family protein, whose protein sequence is MFELVAAELNLFEERLAAELRSSVAFIEAIGADLVAAGGKRLRPGVAFLTARLLRAEPEAAMRVALAVELFHSASLLHDDLIDDADTRRGSEAAFRRYGNVASVMSGDFMLARVLRLLAQSGSARFTELMAQAAADVCEGEVLQFQVATLQDYSWENYRRIIEGKTAALLAAASEGVGLLAGAPTEELAALRRYGLAYGRAFQLRDDYLDLLGDAATLGKPVGGDLREGKATHTVLTLLLEQGGHEVRDIVARRAARQGDVERVAELATASGAADATRREIAAQAGEAVKALEAFAPSPAREALVDLALREVARLR